The Ammospiza nelsoni isolate bAmmNel1 chromosome 10, bAmmNel1.pri, whole genome shotgun sequence genome includes a region encoding these proteins:
- the LOC132077815 gene encoding phospholipase A and acyltransferase 1-like has product MAEGRSDPQPGDLIEIDRPGYQHWALYVGDGYVINVTPVDEGAPSLLVSTTSVFTKKAKVKKQLLKVVVENHKWRVNNKYDRTRTPFPVKEIIRRAEQWIDREVPYDVLTSNCEHFVTMLRYGEGVSDQVTKVVIGTTAAVGGILLAGLATAVVKSLFGDSSKRERKYY; this is encoded by the exons ATGGCAGAAGGCAGGAGCGACCCCCAGCCCGGGGACCTGATCGAAATCGACCGGCCAGGTTACCAGCACTGGGCCCTCTATGTTGGGGACGGATATGTCATCAACGTCACACCTGTAG ATGAAGGAGCGCCATCTCTGTTGGTGAGCACCACATCAGTATTCACCAAAAAGGCCAAGGTGAAGAAGCAGCTCCTGAAGGTGGTGGTGGAAAATCATAAATGGCGTGTCAACAACAAGTATGACCGCACCCGCACTCCTTTCCCTGTGAAGGAGATCATCCGGCGTGCTGAACAATGGATTGACAGAGAGGTGCCATATGATGTGCTTACCAGCAACTGTGAGCACTTTGTGACCATGCTGCGCTACGGAGAAGGAGTCTCAGACCAG GTCACAAAAGTAGTAATTGGTACTACAGCAGCTGTAGGAGGTATCCTTCTTGCTGGCCTTGCCACTGCTGTTGTGAAGAGCTTGTTTGGGGACTCGTccaagagagagagaaagtaCTACTGA